In Candidatus Methylomirabilota bacterium, the following are encoded in one genomic region:
- a CDS encoding Uma2 family endonuclease translates to MVVQVERARRMFTADEFERMVGVGILRSDERLELIRGEIVEMTPIGHRHAACVANFTKRLVTGVGDRAVVWIQGPARLAVDTVPEPDLALLRRRSYVTSAPGRDDILLVIEVAESSLRYDRGDKLRLYAAAGVPEYWVASVEGGWIEVYRSPHDDSYRERRRAERGETISPLAFPDVSVPVADVFA, encoded by the coding sequence ATGGTGGTCCAGGTCGAGCGCGCGCGCAGGATGTTCACGGCCGACGAGTTCGAGCGGATGGTCGGCGTTGGGATCTTGCGGTCCGACGAGCGTCTGGAGCTCATCCGCGGCGAGATCGTCGAGATGACGCCGATCGGCCACCGCCACGCCGCGTGCGTCGCCAATTTCACCAAGCGCCTCGTGACCGGTGTCGGCGATCGGGCGGTCGTCTGGATCCAGGGACCTGCCCGCTTGGCGGTGGACACCGTCCCCGAGCCCGATCTGGCGCTGCTTCGCAGGCGCTCGTACGTCACGAGCGCGCCGGGGCGCGACGACATCCTGCTCGTCATCGAGGTGGCCGAGTCCTCGTTGCGCTACGACCGAGGGGACAAGCTCCGCCTCTACGCCGCCGCCGGCGTCCCCGAGTACTGGGTGGCGAGCGTCGAGGGTGGATGGATCGAGGTCTATCGCTCGCCGCACGACGATAGCTACCGCGAGCGCCGGCGTGCCGAGCGCGGAGAGACTATCTCTCCGCTCGCCTTCCCCGACGTCAGCGTCCCGGTCGCGGACGTCTTCGCGTGA
- a CDS encoding DNA-3-methyladenine glycosylase 2 family protein yields the protein MTAAARRHLARDSVMRKLIRRHGPCRLEPHGRSPYETLVRAIAHQQLNGRAAETILGRFVALFPKGRFPAPAAVLAARATTLRRAGFSRAKVRAIKDIARHTVKGVVPTRRACRRLSDEEMIERLTPIHGVGRWTVEMLLIFTLGRLDVLPVDDFGVREGFRHAYGRRARPTPKALRMFGERWMPYRSVAAWYLWRAAGDARLKTK from the coding sequence ATGACGGCCGCGGCCCGGCGCCACCTCGCGCGCGACTCCGTGATGCGCAAGCTCATCCGCCGTCACGGCCCGTGCCGGCTCGAGCCTCACGGGCGCTCGCCCTACGAGACGCTGGTGCGCGCCATCGCCCATCAGCAGCTCAACGGGCGCGCGGCCGAGACGATCCTGGGCCGCTTCGTCGCCCTGTTTCCGAAGGGGCGCTTCCCCGCGCCGGCGGCGGTGCTCGCGGCGCGCGCGACCACGCTCCGCCGCGCCGGCTTCTCGCGCGCCAAGGTGCGCGCCATCAAGGACATCGCCCGCCACACGGTCAAGGGCGTCGTGCCGACGCGCCGCGCCTGCCGGCGGCTCAGCGACGAGGAGATGATCGAGCGCCTGACACCAATCCACGGCGTGGGCCGCTGGACCGTCGAGATGCTGCTCATCTTCACGCTCGGCCGGCTCGACGTGCTGCCGGTGGACGACTTCGGCGTGCGCGAGGGCTTCCGCCACGCCTACGGCCGCCGCGCGCGGCCGACGCCGAAGGCGCTGCGCATGTTCGGCGAGCGCTGGATGCCGTACCGCTCGGTGGCGGCGTGGTATCTCTGGCGGGCGGCGGGCGACGCGCGGTTGAAGACGAAGTAG
- a CDS encoding LysR family transcriptional regulator, which translates to MDAADLRIFEAVARLGGMTRAAAELHTVQSNVTARIRALEDELGTPLFERSSRGVALTAAGRRLLPYAVRVRHLLEDARQAVEDEGTPAGPLTLGSLETTAALRLSPLLSTYLAKYPEVDLILRTGTTRELTEAVLEHRVEGAFVCGPVSHPELDAETIFREELAIFTAPAVEGLDELVKQGDLKIVVLRIGCSYRQRLEDILAKRGVVGARLLEFGTLEAIVGCVAAGLGVTLLPKALIGPVWPDGRVAVHELAAADAVVDTVFIRRRDGFVSSALAAFLQCVRPPEPHRSAR; encoded by the coding sequence ATGGACGCGGCGGATCTGAGGATCTTCGAGGCGGTCGCGCGGCTCGGCGGGATGACCCGGGCGGCCGCCGAGCTCCACACCGTGCAGTCGAACGTGACCGCCCGCATCCGCGCGCTCGAAGACGAGCTCGGCACGCCGCTGTTCGAGCGCTCGAGCCGGGGCGTCGCGCTGACGGCGGCGGGGCGCCGGCTCCTGCCCTACGCCGTCCGGGTGCGCCACCTCCTGGAGGACGCGCGGCAGGCCGTCGAGGACGAGGGCACGCCCGCGGGGCCGCTCACCCTCGGCTCGCTCGAGACCACGGCCGCGCTGCGGCTCTCGCCGCTGCTCTCGACGTACCTTGCGAAGTATCCCGAGGTGGATCTGATCCTCAGGACCGGCACCACGCGCGAGCTGACCGAGGCGGTGCTCGAGCACCGCGTGGAGGGCGCCTTCGTCTGCGGCCCGGTGAGCCACCCCGAGCTCGACGCGGAGACCATCTTTCGCGAGGAGCTCGCGATCTTCACGGCGCCGGCGGTGGAAGGCCTGGACGAGCTGGTGAAGCAAGGCGATCTCAAGATCGTCGTCCTGCGCATCGGCTGCTCCTACCGCCAGCGGCTGGAAGACATCCTGGCGAAGCGCGGGGTCGTCGGCGCGCGTCTGCTGGAGTTCGGCACGCTCGAGGCGATCGTCGGCTGCGTCGCCGCGGGACTCGGCGTGACCCTGCTGCCGAAGGCCCTGATCGGCCCGGTCTGGCCCGACGGCCGGGTCGCGGTCCATGAGCTGGCGGCGGCCGACGCCGTCGTGGACACGGTGTTCATCCGCCGCCGCGACGGCTTCGTTTCGAGCGCTCTCGCCGCGTTCCTGCAATGCGTTCGGCCGCCTGAGCCTCATCGCTCTGCGCGATAG
- a CDS encoding nitronate monooxygenase, producing MPFQNVLTQRLKLAHPIIQAPLAGGGDTPELVAAVCEAGALGCIGAAYLTPAQIAEASRAVRALTVRPFGINLFAPLPAPDAPRDPRPALERVAPFYAELGLPAPALPVSGGYAFDEQLSAALESGASVFSFTFGILPAGAMEAIKARGMFLAGTATTVAEAVALEQAGVEAVVTQGSEAGGHRGTFAGPFETGMVGTMALVPQVVDAVRVPVIASGGIMDGRGIAAALALGARAVQMGTAFLTCDEAGIPEAYKQAILAAHEHETRLTRAFSGRPARGIVNRFIVEVERDDADRAILPFPLQNALTRPLRSAAAKQGRAEFLSLWAGQGLGLARRQSAASLVARLATETAAAVGRLTTTD from the coding sequence ATGCCGTTCCAGAACGTGCTGACGCAGCGCTTGAAGCTCGCCCACCCGATCATCCAGGCCCCGCTGGCGGGCGGTGGCGACACGCCGGAGCTGGTTGCCGCCGTCTGCGAAGCGGGAGCGCTCGGCTGCATCGGCGCGGCGTACCTGACGCCGGCGCAGATCGCCGAGGCATCGCGGGCCGTGCGCGCGCTGACGGTGCGGCCGTTCGGCATCAATCTCTTCGCGCCGCTCCCGGCGCCCGACGCGCCGCGGGATCCGCGGCCCGCCCTCGAGCGCGTCGCGCCCTTCTACGCCGAGCTGGGCTTGCCGGCGCCGGCGCTCCCGGTGTCCGGCGGTTACGCCTTCGACGAGCAGCTCTCCGCGGCGCTCGAGAGCGGGGCGTCCGTCTTCAGCTTCACGTTCGGCATCCTGCCCGCCGGCGCGATGGAGGCCATCAAGGCGCGCGGCATGTTCCTCGCGGGCACCGCGACGACCGTTGCGGAAGCCGTCGCGCTCGAGCAGGCCGGGGTCGAGGCAGTCGTCACGCAGGGCAGTGAGGCGGGCGGTCACCGGGGCACGTTCGCGGGACCGTTCGAGACGGGGATGGTGGGAACGATGGCGCTCGTGCCGCAGGTCGTGGACGCCGTGAGGGTGCCGGTGATCGCGTCGGGCGGCATCATGGACGGCCGCGGCATCGCCGCGGCGCTGGCGCTCGGCGCGCGCGCCGTGCAGATGGGCACCGCGTTCCTCACGTGCGACGAAGCCGGCATCCCCGAGGCATACAAGCAGGCGATCCTCGCCGCGCACGAGCACGAGACGCGCCTGACGCGGGCCTTCTCCGGTCGCCCGGCGCGGGGGATCGTCAACCGCTTCATCGTGGAAGTCGAGCGTGATGACGCCGACCGCGCGATTCTCCCGTTTCCCCTCCAGAACGCGCTGACCCGACCGCTCCGCAGCGCCGCCGCCAAGCAAGGCCGCGCCGAGTTCCTGTCGCTCTGGGCGGGGCAGGGCCTGGGCTTGGCGCGCCGTCAATCGGCGGCGAGCCTCGTCGCGCGG